In one window of Streptosporangium album DNA:
- a CDS encoding DnaJ C-terminal domain-containing protein: MMATATRDFYESLGVPRGASQEEIQRAYRKLARTYHPDVNKDPGAEDRFKEISEAYSVLSDPGTRRRYDAFGADFRQVPEDVDPETWARARAGRGGRSRRAGAGAGAGPGGPAGFGEGVDFEDLLEGLFSGRAGRAGQAGRGWGPIPGADQEAEIELTVEEAYRGGRRSIIVGGRRIDVNIPAGVADGQRIRLAGQGGRGSEGAAAGDLYLVVRIMPHSRYRVEGRDIYVQLPVSPWEAALGASVVVDTPAGEAKVKVPPGTSSGRRLRLRGRGMPNPRGVPGDLFAEVKIMVPHTLSDEERRLFEQLAAVSTFDPRRRR, from the coding sequence ATGATGGCCACCGCGACCCGTGACTTCTACGAGAGCCTTGGGGTGCCGCGAGGCGCGAGTCAGGAGGAGATCCAGCGCGCCTACCGCAAGCTCGCGCGGACCTACCACCCCGACGTCAACAAGGATCCGGGCGCCGAGGACCGCTTCAAGGAGATCTCGGAGGCCTACAGCGTCCTGTCCGACCCCGGAACGCGCCGCCGCTACGACGCGTTCGGCGCCGATTTCCGCCAGGTGCCCGAAGACGTGGACCCGGAGACCTGGGCGCGCGCCAGAGCCGGGCGGGGCGGACGGAGCAGGCGGGCCGGAGCCGGAGCCGGAGCCGGCCCGGGCGGGCCGGCGGGTTTCGGAGAGGGCGTCGACTTCGAGGATCTCCTGGAAGGGCTGTTCTCCGGCAGGGCGGGCCGGGCGGGGCAGGCGGGCCGGGGCTGGGGGCCGATCCCCGGCGCCGACCAGGAGGCGGAGATCGAGCTGACCGTGGAGGAGGCCTACCGGGGCGGTCGCCGCTCGATCATCGTGGGGGGCCGCCGGATCGACGTCAACATCCCGGCGGGAGTGGCCGACGGGCAGCGCATCCGGCTGGCCGGGCAGGGCGGCCGGGGCAGTGAGGGCGCCGCCGCGGGAGACCTGTACCTGGTCGTCAGGATCATGCCGCACTCCCGTTACCGGGTCGAGGGGCGCGACATCTACGTCCAGCTACCGGTCAGCCCGTGGGAGGCGGCGCTCGGCGCGTCCGTCGTCGTCGACACCCCGGCGGGCGAGGCCAAGGTCAAGGTGCCCCCCGGGACCTCCAGCGGCCGGAGGCTGCGGCTGCGCGGCAGGGGGATGCCGAACCCGCGCGGCGTACCGGGAGACCTGTTCGCCGAGGTGAAGATCATGGTTCCGCACACGCTGTCGGACGAGGAGCGGCGGCTGTTCGAGCAGCTCGCCGCGGTCTCGACCTTCGACCCGAGGAGACGGCGATGA
- a CDS encoding nucleotide exchange factor GrpE → MSDEPGQEEAVQGAESTPPDAAELEARVADLEDRWRRALADLDNLRKRVSRDADRVRAEERARAAAEWLPVLDNLERALEHAEGDPPSIMEGLRAIRDQALDVLARLGFPRRDDAGTEFDPARHEAVATLAQEGVPEGTVLHVVRPAYGDGERQLRPALVVVAKEE, encoded by the coding sequence ATGAGTGACGAACCAGGACAAGAGGAGGCCGTCCAGGGAGCCGAGAGCACCCCTCCGGACGCGGCCGAACTCGAGGCCCGCGTCGCGGATCTGGAGGACCGGTGGCGGCGCGCCCTGGCCGATCTGGACAACCTGCGCAAGCGCGTCAGCCGCGACGCCGACCGGGTGCGGGCCGAGGAGCGGGCGCGGGCGGCTGCCGAATGGCTGCCCGTGCTGGACAACCTGGAACGCGCGCTGGAACACGCCGAAGGCGATCCGCCCTCCATCATGGAGGGGCTGCGGGCGATCCGGGACCAGGCTCTGGACGTGCTCGCCCGGCTGGGGTTCCCGCGCCGGGACGACGCCGGCACGGAGTTCGACCCGGCCAGGCACGAGGCGGTGGCCACGCTCGCGCAGGAGGGGGTGCCCGAGGGGACGGTCCTGCACGTGGTACGGCCGGCTTACGGAGACGGTGAGCGGCAACTGCGGCCCGCGCTGGTCGTGGTGGCCAAGGAGGAATGA
- the dnaK gene encoding molecular chaperone DnaK translates to MARAVGIDLGTTNSVIATMEGNQPTVIPNAEGSRTTPSVVAFTEQGERLVGQLARRQAILNPKGTIYSAKRFIGRRYDEVTSEMNAVSFDVVAGPDGAVRFQVHGKQYAPEEIAAQVLRKLVDDAAKFLGEKVTEAVITVPAYFNDSQRQATKDAGKIAGLEVLRIINEPTAAALAYGLDRKENETVLVFDLGGGTFDVSILTIGDGVVEVRSTSGDTHLGGDDFDRRIVDYLADEFQRDTGIDLRNDPQALQRLFEAAEKAKVELSAVTQTQISLPFVTADASGPKHLNTTLRRATFEEITADLLERCKGPVKQAIADAKLTSDDIDEVILVGGSTRMPAVQNLIRRMTGGKEPNMTVNPDEVVAMGAAVQAAVIKGEVRDVVLLDVTPLSLGIETLGGIMTKVIERNTTIPARRTEVFSTAEDNQNAVDVVVLQGERERAADNRALGRFRLENIRSAPRGEPQVEVTFDVDANGIVNVSAKDKDTNAEQRITISESSNLDQSEVERMVSDAEQHRDEDVRLRQAVDARNELDSAAYQVERRLNELGDAVPVHEKARAEMLVNDAREAVKQQDTPIDRLRSLTSELQQIYQSLAAVSVGQPAGGAQGAPGAQGAQGARGGGAGGDDDVIDAEFTTDE, encoded by the coding sequence ATGGCTAGAGCTGTCGGGATCGACCTCGGCACCACCAACTCGGTGATCGCCACGATGGAGGGCAACCAGCCCACGGTCATCCCCAACGCCGAAGGGTCGCGGACGACGCCGTCGGTCGTGGCCTTCACCGAGCAGGGGGAGCGCCTGGTCGGACAGCTCGCCCGGCGCCAGGCCATCCTCAATCCCAAGGGGACCATCTACTCGGCCAAGCGGTTCATCGGGCGCCGTTACGACGAGGTCACCAGCGAGATGAACGCCGTGTCGTTCGACGTGGTGGCCGGGCCGGACGGGGCCGTCCGTTTCCAGGTTCACGGCAAGCAGTACGCGCCGGAGGAGATCGCCGCGCAGGTCCTGCGCAAGCTTGTCGACGACGCCGCGAAGTTCCTCGGGGAGAAGGTCACCGAGGCCGTCATCACCGTGCCCGCCTACTTCAACGACTCCCAGCGTCAGGCGACCAAGGATGCCGGGAAGATCGCGGGCCTGGAGGTGCTGAGGATCATCAACGAGCCGACCGCGGCCGCCCTCGCCTACGGTCTGGACCGCAAGGAGAACGAGACCGTGCTGGTCTTCGACCTGGGCGGCGGGACGTTCGACGTCAGCATCCTCACCATCGGCGACGGCGTCGTCGAGGTGCGGTCGACCTCGGGTGACACCCATCTGGGCGGCGACGACTTCGACCGGCGCATCGTCGACTATCTCGCCGACGAGTTCCAGCGGGACACCGGCATCGACCTGCGCAACGACCCCCAGGCGCTGCAACGGCTGTTCGAGGCGGCGGAGAAGGCCAAGGTCGAACTGTCCGCGGTCACCCAGACGCAGATCAGCCTGCCCTTCGTCACGGCGGACGCCTCGGGACCCAAGCATCTGAACACCACGCTGCGGCGGGCGACGTTCGAGGAGATCACAGCCGATCTGCTGGAACGCTGCAAGGGGCCCGTCAAGCAGGCCATAGCCGACGCCAAGCTCACCTCGGACGACATCGACGAGGTGATCCTGGTGGGCGGCTCGACCAGGATGCCCGCCGTGCAGAACCTGATCCGCCGCATGACCGGTGGCAAGGAACCGAACATGACGGTCAACCCCGACGAGGTCGTGGCGATGGGCGCGGCGGTCCAGGCGGCCGTCATCAAGGGCGAGGTGCGGGACGTCGTCCTGCTGGACGTGACGCCGCTCTCGCTCGGCATCGAGACACTCGGCGGGATCATGACCAAGGTCATCGAGCGCAACACGACGATCCCGGCCCGCCGTACCGAGGTGTTCAGCACCGCGGAGGACAACCAGAACGCGGTCGACGTGGTGGTGCTCCAGGGGGAGCGCGAGCGCGCCGCCGACAACCGGGCGTTGGGCCGGTTCCGGCTGGAGAACATCAGATCGGCGCCGCGCGGTGAACCCCAGGTGGAGGTGACCTTCGACGTCGACGCGAACGGGATCGTGAACGTCTCGGCCAAGGACAAGGACACCAACGCCGAGCAGCGCATCACCATCAGCGAGAGCTCCAACCTCGACCAGAGCGAGGTCGAGCGCATGGTCTCCGACGCCGAGCAGCACCGTGACGAGGATGTGCGGCTGCGGCAGGCGGTCGACGCGCGAAACGAGCTCGACAGCGCCGCCTACCAGGTGGAACGGCGGCTGAACGAGCTGGGGGACGCGGTGCCCGTCCATGAGAAGGCGCGGGCGGAGATGCTGGTGAACGACGCCCGTGAGGCGGTCAAGCAGCAGGACACGCCAATCGACCGGCTCCGGTCCCTGACCTCCGAGCTGCAGCAGATCTACCAGAGCCTCGCCGCCGTCTCCGTCGGCCAACCCGCGGGGGGAGCCCAGGGCGCTCCAGGAGCTCAGGGAGCTCAGGGAGCTCGGGGGGGCGGCGCGGGTGGGGACGATGATGTCATCGACGCGGAGTTCACGACCGATGAGTGA
- a CDS encoding general stress protein: protein MRPEPTMAARETVATYSTYEEAQRAVDSLSDQRFPVEHTMIVGVDLRLVERVLGRLTYLRAVGMGAATGAWIGLLIGLFLAIFTPGRFPFLLVLWALIWGAIAGAIFGLIGHALTGGKRDFLSSSAIVANRYEILVDADHAAEARRLLNIGTPHTF, encoded by the coding sequence ATGCGACCTGAGCCCACTATGGCCGCCCGTGAAACGGTGGCGACCTACAGCACCTACGAAGAGGCCCAGCGGGCCGTGGACAGCCTGTCGGACCAGCGGTTCCCTGTCGAGCACACCATGATCGTCGGAGTCGATCTCCGGCTTGTCGAAAGGGTGCTCGGGCGGCTGACCTACCTGCGCGCAGTCGGGATGGGGGCCGCGACGGGCGCGTGGATCGGCCTGCTGATCGGCCTGTTCCTCGCCATCTTCACCCCCGGACGGTTTCCCTTCCTCCTGGTGCTGTGGGCACTCATCTGGGGTGCCATCGCGGGGGCGATCTTCGGATTGATCGGTCACGCGCTGACCGGCGGCAAGCGGGACTTCCTGTCGTCCAGCGCGATCGTCGCCAACCGCTACGAGATCTTGGTCGATGCCGACCACGCGGCGGAGGCGCGCAGGCTCCTCAACATCGGCACCCCACACACGTTTTAG
- a CDS encoding DedA family protein, which translates to MHVDEWLQAIPPVWICALVALVIGLESLGIPLPGEIVLVSSALLAAKGVVDPLWVGICASAGAIVGDSIGYAIGRKGGQPLFDRLGRRFPKHFGPAHIAKAGHYFHRYGMWTVFFGRFIALLRILAGPLAGALRMPYWRFLVANVLGGVAWAGGTTAVVYYLGRVAEKWLKGFSWVGLGLVVLFGVVTTLLVKRRAARLADRENEESAAAG; encoded by the coding sequence ATGCATGTCGACGAATGGCTCCAGGCGATTCCCCCCGTGTGGATCTGTGCCCTGGTGGCCCTGGTGATCGGGCTGGAGAGTCTGGGCATCCCGCTGCCCGGGGAGATCGTCCTGGTCAGTTCCGCGCTGCTGGCGGCCAAAGGCGTGGTCGATCCGCTCTGGGTCGGGATCTGCGCCAGCGCCGGAGCCATCGTCGGCGACTCCATCGGTTACGCCATCGGCCGCAAGGGCGGCCAGCCCCTGTTCGACCGGCTGGGGCGCAGGTTCCCCAAGCACTTCGGGCCGGCCCACATCGCCAAGGCGGGGCACTACTTCCACCGCTACGGCATGTGGACGGTGTTCTTCGGCCGGTTCATCGCGCTGCTGCGCATCCTGGCAGGTCCGCTCGCCGGAGCCCTGCGCATGCCGTACTGGAGGTTCCTCGTCGCCAACGTGCTCGGCGGGGTGGCCTGGGCGGGCGGGACCACCGCTGTCGTCTACTACCTGGGCCGGGTCGCCGAGAAGTGGCTCAAGGGCTTCTCCTGGGTGGGGCTGGGGCTCGTGGTGCTGTTCGGTGTGGTGACCACGCTGCTCGTCAAGCGCCGCGCCGCCAGGCTGGCCGATCGGGAGAACGAGGAGTCCGCGGCGGCGGGGTGA
- a CDS encoding response regulator, whose translation MTVRVLVADDQTVVREGLVLLLGLLPGIEVAGTAADGQEAVRLAASLRPDVVLMDLRMPRMDGVEATRRIRAAHQGVQVVVLTTYSDDESVFAALGAGARGYLTKDTDAESLACAIATVVGGQAQFDPGIQRRLADAVTRMRRAPDLPDGLTPREGDVLRLIAEGRSNGEIAGELFISEATVKTHINNLFAKAGLRDRAQAVTYAFRHGLMPGPE comes from the coding sequence ATGACCGTGCGGGTCCTGGTCGCCGACGACCAGACCGTCGTCCGGGAGGGGCTGGTCCTGCTGCTCGGCCTGCTGCCGGGTATCGAGGTGGCGGGGACCGCCGCCGATGGGCAGGAGGCGGTACGGCTGGCGGCTTCGCTCCGGCCCGACGTGGTGCTGATGGATCTGCGGATGCCCCGGATGGACGGGGTGGAGGCCACCCGCCGGATCCGGGCCGCCCACCAGGGCGTCCAGGTGGTCGTCCTGACCACCTACTCCGACGACGAGTCGGTGTTCGCCGCGCTGGGCGCGGGGGCGCGTGGCTACCTGACCAAGGACACCGACGCCGAGTCGCTGGCCTGCGCCATCGCCACCGTGGTCGGCGGCCAGGCCCAGTTCGACCCGGGGATCCAGCGACGGCTGGCGGACGCGGTGACCAGGATGCGCCGCGCGCCCGACCTGCCCGACGGGCTCACCCCCCGCGAAGGCGACGTGCTGCGGCTGATCGCGGAGGGCCGGTCGAACGGTGAGATCGCCGGTGAGCTGTTCATCTCGGAGGCGACGGTCAAGACCCACATCAACAACCTGTTCGCCAAGGCCGGCCTCCGTGATCGCGCCCAGGCGGTGACCTATGCCTTCCGCCACGGCCTGATGCCCGGACCGGAATAG
- a CDS encoding sensor histidine kinase, which translates to MAFFRRPSVRWAFAVLLVGNLLFSVVFAVVDATARWGWPGLALVLPLGAVTLLCCVWSLPRDDRARNAVLLAVTLLGALALHALIPYSGMAFLYTVIYVAPFRTGVRAAVALVVCEVVAFVGISLLTGMGHMDVLGNALGLAYSVVLAFLIRQLAVTRRQSVEVAEARAREAVSAERARLAREVHDILAHSQSAQIVHLEGARLLLERGGTQDGVAALDRVNRAVRLARSGLEETRRALDVLRGEELPLTERLERLAMEFRSATGGSCAVSITGDLDCLNAGARLAVARTAQEALTNARKHAPGAAVSVVLRRLEGWCELQVRDTGGSPGRPAWSGGGYGLVGMRERAELIGGSLAAGAGAEGFNVVLRVPV; encoded by the coding sequence GTGGCCTTCTTCCGTCGCCCCTCCGTGCGCTGGGCCTTCGCCGTCCTGCTGGTGGGGAATCTGCTCTTCAGCGTGGTCTTCGCGGTGGTGGACGCCACGGCGCGCTGGGGATGGCCGGGCCTCGCGCTGGTACTGCCCCTCGGGGCGGTCACCCTCCTGTGCTGCGTGTGGTCGCTGCCACGAGACGATCGCGCGCGCAACGCCGTGCTGCTGGCGGTGACCCTGCTCGGTGCCCTGGCCCTGCACGCGCTCATCCCCTACAGCGGCATGGCCTTCCTCTACACCGTGATCTACGTGGCGCCGTTCAGGACCGGCGTCCGCGCCGCGGTGGCACTGGTGGTGTGCGAGGTCGTGGCCTTCGTGGGAATCTCCCTGCTGACGGGGATGGGCCACATGGACGTGCTCGGCAACGCGCTGGGCCTGGCCTACTCGGTGGTCCTCGCCTTTTTGATCAGGCAGCTGGCGGTCACCCGGCGGCAGTCCGTGGAGGTCGCCGAGGCACGGGCCCGGGAAGCCGTGTCGGCTGAGCGGGCACGGCTGGCCAGGGAGGTCCATGACATCCTGGCCCACTCGCAGTCGGCCCAGATCGTGCATCTGGAGGGGGCCCGGCTGTTGCTGGAGCGGGGAGGGACGCAGGACGGCGTGGCGGCGCTGGACCGGGTCAACCGTGCCGTACGGCTGGCACGGAGCGGGCTGGAGGAGACGCGCCGGGCGCTGGACGTGCTCCGCGGTGAGGAGTTGCCGCTGACCGAGCGGCTGGAGCGGCTGGCCATGGAGTTCCGGTCGGCGACCGGAGGCTCCTGCGCGGTCTCGATCACCGGGGATCTCGACTGCCTGAACGCCGGGGCCAGGCTGGCGGTGGCCAGGACCGCCCAGGAGGCGCTGACGAACGCGCGCAAGCACGCGCCGGGCGCGGCGGTGTCGGTGGTGCTGCGCCGCCTTGAGGGCTGGTGCGAGCTCCAGGTGCGTGACACCGGCGGGTCCCCGGGCCGGCCGGCGTGGTCCGGAGGAGGGTATGGCCTGGTGGGCATGCGGGAACGGGCCGAGTTGATCGGTGGATCGCTGGCGGCGGGAGCGGGAGCCGAGGGGTTCAACGTGGTGCTGCGGGTGCCGGTATGA